From the genome of Silurus meridionalis isolate SWU-2019-XX chromosome 20, ASM1480568v1, whole genome shotgun sequence, one region includes:
- the onecut3b gene encoding one cut domain family member 3 has protein sequence MELTMENIGNMHGVSHSQAGELMNTSHGRPSSSASHRNLVSHGRSAMVSSMASILEGTAGEYRPDPGLSGHLHPAMSMCESGMSLSNTYTTLTPLQHLPPISTVSDKFHHPHPHAHHHAAHQRLATGNVSGSFTLMRDDRGLASVGNLYGHYPKDMSAMAPPLSPLSNGLGSLHNSQQALSAYGPSAHLANDKMLSGGFDSHAAMLSRSEEHIARSLGGHGHGMISNLNGMHPHGHLHSQANGSMLAERERHAAAGGHGVGGSGGGSGQVEEINTKEVAQRITAELKRYSIPQAIFAQRILCRSQGTLSDLLRNPKPWSKLKSGRETFRRMWKWLQEPEFQRMSALRLAACKRKEQEQHKDRNLAPKKQRLVFTDLQRRTLIAIFKENKRPSKEMQITISQQLGLELSTVSNFFMNARRRCVDRWHEEPSTSPGQPGTSATTFSKA, from the exons ATGGAACTTACGATGGAGAACATCGGCAACATGCATGGCGTCTCGCACTCGCAAGCGGGAGAACTGATGAACACGTCGCACGGGAGACCATCATCATCAGCGTCCCACCGGAACCTAGTGTCGCACGGTCGCTCGGCAATGGTCTCCAGCATGGCTTCTATACTGGAGGGCACCGCCGGCGAGTACCGGCCTGACCCAGGTTTATCGGGCCACCTTCACCCAGCGATGAGCATGTGTGAGTCGGGCATGAGTCTGTCCAACACATACACAACGCTCACTCCGCTCCAGCACCTTCCCCCGATCTCGACTGTGTCAGACAAGTTTCACCACCCGCACCCGCACGCGCACCACCACGCCGCGCATCAGCGCCTCGCCACGGGCAACGTGAGCGGAAGCTTCACGCTTATGCGAGATGACCGCGGGCTGGCCTCCGTCGGCAACTTGTACGGACACTATCCGAAAGACATGTCCGCCATGGCGCCGCCCTTGTCGCCGCTGTCTAACGGACTTGGCTCTCTGCACAACTCCCAGCAGGCTCTGTCCGCATACGGGCCGAGCGCGCATCTCGCCAACGACAAGATGCTCTCCGGCGGCTTCGACTCTCATGCGGCGATGCTCTCACGCAGCGAGGAGCACATAGCCCGCAGCCTGGGGGGGCACGGGCACGGGATGATCTCCAATCTGAACGGCATGCACCCACACGGACACTTGCACTCGCAGGCAAACGGATCCATGTTGGCAGAGCGCGAGAGGCACGCGGCCGCGGGTGGGCATGGCGTCGGCGGGAGCGGTGGTGGCTCGGGCCAGGTAGAGGAGATCAACACGAAGGAAGTGGCACAGCGCATCACGGCCGAGCTGAAGCGCTACAGCATCCCGCAGGCCATTTTCGCGCAAAGGATCTTGTGCCGCTCGCAGGGCACTCTGTCGGACCTGCTGCGCAACCCGAAGCCCTGGAGTAAGTTGAAGTCTGGTCGCGAGACCTTCCGGAGGATGTGGAAGTGGTTACAAGAGCCCGAGTTTCAGAGGATGTCCGCGCTCAGGTTGGCCG CCTGCAAAAGGAAGGAGCAGGAGCAGCACAAAGACCGCAACCTGGCGCCCAAGAAGCAGCGGCTGGTCTTCACCGACCTGCAGCGGCGCACGCTCATCGCCATCTTCAAGGAGAACAAGCGGCCCAGCAAAGAGATGCAGATCACCATTTCGCAACAgctcggactggagctctcaaCCGTGAGCAACTTCTTCATGAACGCCCGCCGTCGCTGCGTGGACCGCTGGCACGAAGAACCCAGCACCAGCCCTGGGCAGCCTGGCACCTCAGCCACCACCTTCTCCAAGGCTTGA
- the LOC124403312 gene encoding leucine-rich repeat and immunoglobulin-like domain-containing nogo receptor-interacting protein 3 produces MAALWGLGWLGVSLTLLALAPASQSCPPRCDCVAQLRSVSCQRKRLSGVPEGIPTETRLLDLSRNRLRWVSPGDLAPYPRLEEVDLSENLISTLEPNAFASLQALRTLHLRGNQLKLVPMGAFARLSNLTTLDLSENKIVILLDYTFQDLHSLKHLEVGDNDLVYISHKAFSGLLGLEDLTIERCNLTSISGQTLSYLRNLVTLRLRHLSISTIEDQNFRKMSALRGLEIDNWPYLEYISPLSFQGLNLTWLSITSTNITAVPSASFRNLVYLTSLNLSYNPISVLEPWAFKDLLRLKELHMVSTNLQVVEPHALGGLRQIRVLNLSSNELVTLAENSFHSVNSLETLRVDGNPLSCDCRLLWILQRRRTLNFDGKMPVCAAPPEVRGNILSSFPDSALFDYFTCQKPKIRNRKLQQVTVREGQLVSFLCHADGEPAPNIIWISPQRRKITSKSSSRITVLPSGTLEIRYAQVTDSGTYICIASNAGGNDTYFATLTVKGQPVDPALFTNRSLYAVDFNDTGLNSTRVFLKFTLDLTTILVSTAMGCITFLGVVLFCFLLLFVWSRGRGQRKNNFTVEYSFRKTEGPTTSSTSGGTRKFNMKMI; encoded by the exons ATGGCTGCCCTATGGGGCCTGGGCTGGCTGGGTGTGAGCCTCACCCTGTTGGCCCTCGCCCCAGCGAGCCAGAGCTGCCCGCCACGCTGTGATTGTGTGGCTCAGCTTCGCTCCGTGTCCTGCCAGCGAAAGCGTCTGTCGGGTGTACCTGAGGGCATCCCCACAGAGACCAGGCTGCTAGACCTTAGTCGGAACCGTCTACGCTGGGTTTCACCAGGAGACCTGGCACCCTATCCAAGGCTGGAAGAAGTGGACCTCAGCGAGAACCTCATCTCCACGCTAGAGCCCAATGCCTTTGCCAGTCTACAGGCACTGAGAACACTGCATCTGCGTGGAAACCAGCTGAAGCTGGTACCTATGGGCGCCTTCGCTCGTCTGTCGAATCTCACTACCTTGGACCTGAGCGAAAACAAGATCGTCATCCTGTTGGATTATACTTTTCAGGACCTGCACAGTCTCAAACACCTTGAG GTTGGTGACAACGACTTGGTATACATCTCACATAAAGCTTTCTCGGGATTGCTGGGACTGGAAGATTTAACCATAGAAAGATGCAACCTGACATCAATCTCTGGCCAAACCTTATCCTACCTGCGAAACCTGGTCACCCTTCGATTACGCCACCTCAGCATCTCCACCATTGAAGACCAAAACTTTCGTAAGATGTCCGCTTTGCGAGGGCTAGAGATAGACAACTGGCCGTACTTGGAATACATCTCCCCCCTTAGTTTCCAGGGTCTAAACTTGACCTGGCTGTCCATTACTAGCACTAATATAACCGCTGTCCCTTCTGCTTCTTTTCGCAACCTTGTTTACCTGACATCCCTAAACCTCTCCTATAATCCCATATCTGTGCTGGAACCCTGGGCATTCAAGGATCTTTTAAGGCTGAAAGAGCTACACATGGTCAGCACTAACCTGCAAGTTGTGGAGCCTCATGCTCTGGGCGGTCTGAGGCAGATCCGGGTGCTTAACCTCTCCAGCAATGAACTGGTCACACTGGCGGAGAACTCCTTTCATTCCGTCAACAGCCTCGAAACTCTACGTGTCGATGGAAATCCACTTTCATGTGACTGCCGCCTTCTGTGGATTCTGCAACGCAGGCGCACTCTAAACTTTGATGGGAAAATGCCAGTATGTGCTGCTCCACCTGAGGTACGGGgtaatattttgagcagctttCCAGATTCTGCATTATTCGACTACTTTACTTGCCAGAAACCGAAGATTCGCAACCGGAAGCTTCAGCAAGTGACAGTGCGTGAGGGTCAGTTGGTGTCATTCCTGTGTCATGCTGATGGTGAACCGGCACCTAATATCATTTGGATCTCACCACAGCGGCGAAAGATCACATCAAAAAGCAGCAGCAGGATCACAGTCTTACCGAGTGGAACGCTGGAGATACGATATGCCCAGGTGACTGACAGTGGCACATATATCTGCATCGCCAGCAATGCAGGTGGCAACGACACCTACTTTGCCACACTGACGGTGAAAGGACAACCGGTGGACCCCGCTCTtttcaccaatcgttctttgtACGCCGTGGACTTTAATGACACTGGCCTGAACAGTACACGCGTCTTCCTTAAGTTCACACTTGACCTAACCACAATCCTGGTGTCTACAGCCATGGGCTGCATCACCTTCCTGGGTGTAGTGCTCTTCTGTTTCCTGCTGTTGTTCGTGTGGAGCCGCGGAAGAGGTCAGCGCAAGAACAACTTCACAGTAGAGTACTCATTCAGGAAGACAGAGGGGCCCACGACCAGTTCGACCTCTGGAGGGACCCGCAAGTTCAACATGAAAATGATATGA